One segment of Candidatus Limnocylindria bacterium DNA contains the following:
- a CDS encoding lysylphosphatidylglycerol synthase transmembrane domain-containing protein, which produces MRRRPADELERPVHVEDPSIEQLAEVAEQTDDLAVRRQLFGMRELVSTIIPLILIALFARNVDWSEATRTIGRSSPLLVGCALLVYYATFPLRAARWARLLREGGADLGWRDLLRILFLGWFVNSLVPAKLGDLYRSYLVKRKFGISMSRTVGVVVAERLLDLIVVFGLLVVGGYVAFGRTVLPDLWIVYVTAGVLALLIAAGLVAIYALGPTVARFFPREVRRIGRLFREGVLHSFRALPFAGPLTLIIWGAEAMRLMFVLWALGIDLPASGIVFVAVATSLLTTVPLTPAGFGFVEIAMVYVLTEGFGLSNSNAVAVAVLDRAVSVFSVIVIGGIVYLRSRDDFRTSGQR; this is translated from the coding sequence ATGAGGCGGAGGCCGGCGGACGAACTCGAACGTCCGGTCCACGTCGAAGACCCGAGCATCGAGCAGCTCGCCGAGGTCGCGGAGCAGACCGATGACCTCGCGGTTCGCCGCCAGCTCTTCGGGATGCGCGAGCTCGTCTCGACGATCATCCCGCTCATCCTCATCGCGCTCTTCGCGCGCAACGTCGACTGGTCCGAGGCGACGCGGACGATCGGTAGATCGAGCCCGCTGCTCGTCGGCTGCGCGCTCCTTGTCTATTACGCGACGTTCCCACTGCGGGCGGCCCGCTGGGCGCGGCTCCTACGCGAGGGTGGCGCGGATCTCGGCTGGCGCGACCTCCTCCGCATCCTGTTCCTTGGCTGGTTCGTCAACAGCCTCGTTCCGGCGAAGCTCGGCGATCTGTACCGCTCCTATCTCGTGAAACGGAAGTTCGGCATCTCGATGTCGCGCACGGTCGGCGTCGTCGTCGCGGAACGGTTGCTCGACCTCATCGTCGTCTTCGGCCTGCTCGTCGTCGGCGGATATGTCGCGTTCGGTCGGACCGTGCTTCCGGACCTGTGGATCGTCTACGTCACGGCCGGCGTGCTCGCGCTGTTGATCGCGGCGGGCCTCGTCGCCATCTACGCGCTCGGTCCCACCGTCGCTCGCTTCTTCCCGCGCGAGGTGCGCCGGATCGGCCGCCTCTTCCGCGAAGGAGTGCTGCACAGCTTCCGGGCACTGCCGTTCGCCGGACCGCTCACGCTGATCATCTGGGGCGCCGAAGCGATGCGCCTCATGTTCGTCCTTTGGGCCCTCGGCATCGATCTGCCCGCATCCGGGATCGTCTTCGTCGCGGTCGCGACGTCATTGCTCACGACGGTGCCGCTCACGCCCGCGGGATTCGGCTTCGTTGAGATCGCGATGGTGTACGTCCTCACCGAGGGCTTCGGCCTGTCGAACTCCAACGCGGTGGCGGTCGCCGTGCTCGACCGCGCCGTGAGCGTGTTCTCGGTGATCGTGATCGGCGGCATCGTGTACCTGCGCTCGCGTGATGACTTCCGGACGAGTGGGCAGCGCTAG
- a CDS encoding PHP domain-containing protein, which translates to MSKVKVDMHTHSEYSPDSRTPLAAQAAAIKAAGLNVVCATDHNTIEGALRLRELADGFRVIVGEEVSTRDGEIIGLFLDRSVPRDLSADDTIARIHDQGGLVSVPHPFSRNRRFHLRRSVLERVWKDIDCIEVFNAREAFTQDNVRAAAFAKDKGLPGAVGSDAHRASEIGRAWVEVEEFAGREDFIAALREGSVIGRLTGNYIHVLTRLDVIRNWWARRRMKRSA; encoded by the coding sequence ATGAGCAAGGTCAAGGTCGACATGCATACGCACAGCGAGTACTCGCCGGACAGCCGCACGCCGCTCGCGGCGCAGGCCGCTGCGATCAAGGCCGCCGGCCTGAATGTCGTGTGCGCGACCGATCACAACACGATCGAGGGAGCGCTGCGGTTGCGCGAGCTCGCCGATGGCTTCCGCGTGATCGTGGGGGAGGAGGTCAGCACTCGCGACGGCGAGATCATCGGCCTCTTTCTCGACAGGTCGGTGCCGCGCGACCTCTCAGCGGACGACACGATCGCCCGCATCCACGATCAGGGCGGACTCGTCTCGGTCCCGCATCCGTTCAGCCGCAACCGGCGGTTCCACCTGCGGCGCTCGGTGCTCGAGCGTGTGTGGAAGGACATCGATTGCATCGAGGTCTTCAACGCCCGCGAAGCATTCACTCAGGACAACGTGCGCGCGGCGGCGTTCGCCAAAGACAAGGGACTTCCTGGAGCCGTAGGGAGCGACGCGCATCGCGCATCGGAGATCGGGCGCGCCTGGGTCGAGGTCGAGGAGTTCGCGGGTCGCGAGGATTTCATCGCCGCCCTTCGCGAAGGCAGCGTCATCGGCAGGCTCACCGGTAACTACATCCACGTGCTGACGCGCCTCGATGTGATCCGGAACTGGTGGGCCCGACGACGCATGAAGAGATCCGCATGA
- a CDS encoding glycosyltransferase gives MKLALAHEYFAARGGAERVVDVLHAMWPDAPVHTFFHDRRRYGDLSGWDLRTSYLQQFSIGGGVHRVLLPLYPGAARRIRVSRDTDVALVSTSAFIKGLGLAEHTVEVAYCHSPTRYLWDWRDQYLHEEVPAPLRGAVGELLSRLRETDRAFAARVDRWIANSQVVAARIRRYYERESEVLHPPVDVDTFVPQRERGDFWVYVGRLSAYKRADIAVRAFGRLGMRLILVGEGRERSSLEAIARDTSGRPMGNIAFAGHLDDATLRQLLGAARGLIFPAEDDFGIVCVEALASGAPVVALAAGGAPEIVRDGIDGALVATADADAFADAVLRVEQRAWDVDELHRSALRFDVSRFRDRIRAIVEEAYARGRTARGTV, from the coding sequence TTGAAGCTCGCGCTCGCGCACGAGTACTTCGCCGCGCGTGGTGGCGCCGAGCGCGTCGTCGACGTGTTGCACGCGATGTGGCCCGATGCGCCCGTGCATACGTTCTTCCACGACCGGCGGCGGTATGGCGATCTTTCAGGCTGGGACCTTCGCACGAGCTATCTGCAGCAGTTCTCGATCGGCGGCGGCGTGCATCGCGTTCTTCTCCCGCTGTATCCAGGCGCCGCGCGTCGAATTCGAGTCTCTCGGGACACGGACGTCGCACTCGTCTCAACGTCTGCGTTCATAAAGGGCCTGGGGCTCGCGGAACACACCGTAGAGGTCGCGTACTGCCATTCACCGACGAGATATCTCTGGGACTGGAGGGATCAGTACCTGCACGAGGAGGTCCCCGCGCCGCTGCGTGGCGCGGTCGGAGAGCTGCTGTCGCGACTTCGCGAGACGGATCGAGCCTTCGCGGCGCGCGTCGATCGCTGGATCGCCAACTCGCAGGTCGTCGCCGCGCGCATCCGCCGCTACTACGAGCGTGAGAGCGAGGTGCTGCATCCGCCAGTCGATGTCGACACCTTCGTCCCGCAACGGGAGCGCGGGGACTTCTGGGTCTATGTCGGCCGGCTCTCCGCGTACAAGCGTGCGGACATCGCCGTGCGCGCGTTCGGGCGGCTCGGCATGCGTCTCATCCTCGTGGGCGAAGGACGGGAGCGCTCCTCGCTCGAGGCGATCGCGCGCGATACGTCGGGGCGTCCCATGGGGAACATCGCCTTCGCGGGGCACCTGGACGACGCGACCCTCCGTCAGCTGCTCGGCGCGGCGCGCGGTCTCATCTTCCCTGCGGAAGACGACTTCGGGATCGTGTGCGTCGAGGCGCTCGCATCCGGTGCGCCGGTCGTCGCGCTCGCTGCGGGTGGTGCGCCGGAGATCGTGCGCGACGGGATCGACGGCGCGCTCGTCGCGACCGCCGACGCCGACGCGTTCGCGGATGCGGTGCTCCGGGTAGAGCAGCGCGCGTGGGATGTCGACGAGCTGCATCGTTCCGCACTCCGTTTCGATGTGTCACGATTCCGAGACCGCATTCGGGCGATCGTCGAAGAGGCCTATGCGCGCGGGCGGACGGCGCGGGGGACCGTATGA
- a CDS encoding WecB/TagA/CpsF family glycosyltransferase, translating into MSARVDVLGVGFDRVDLAGAAERILRRLDAGERTFVITANPEFVMLTRQDAEVAQIARAADLVVADGSGITAASRLLGDPLPRVAGRLLVDALVPHLAQRRAPVFFLGAAPGVGERAAAEVRRRAPGFVVAGVHAGSAEPADDPVSIERIRQSGAQVLFVAYGMPKQERWIARNLAALPSMRVAVGVGGVFDQLAGVQKVPPALLHAVGLEWLWRLAREPRRWRRQRVLPLFALLVLRKRLVGR; encoded by the coding sequence GTGTCCGCGCGAGTCGACGTGCTCGGGGTGGGCTTCGACCGCGTCGACCTTGCTGGCGCCGCGGAGCGCATCCTGCGCCGGCTCGACGCCGGCGAGCGCACGTTCGTGATCACCGCGAATCCCGAGTTCGTGATGCTGACGCGTCAGGACGCGGAGGTCGCGCAGATCGCGCGGGCCGCGGACCTCGTCGTCGCCGACGGCTCTGGCATCACGGCCGCGTCGCGCCTTCTCGGCGATCCTCTGCCGCGCGTCGCGGGGCGTCTTCTCGTCGACGCGCTGGTGCCGCATCTCGCGCAGCGGCGCGCGCCGGTCTTCTTTCTCGGTGCGGCGCCTGGCGTCGGCGAGCGCGCCGCGGCCGAGGTGCGCCGTCGTGCGCCCGGTTTCGTCGTGGCCGGCGTGCACGCCGGCTCAGCCGAGCCGGCGGACGACCCGGTATCGATCGAACGTATCCGCCAGAGTGGCGCGCAGGTGTTGTTCGTCGCGTATGGCATGCCGAAACAGGAGCGGTGGATCGCTCGGAATCTGGCGGCGCTGCCTTCGATGCGAGTAGCGGTCGGCGTCGGCGGCGTCTTCGATCAGCTTGCCGGTGTCCAGAAGGTGCCGCCGGCCCTGTTGCACGCGGTCGGACTGGAGTGGCTATGGCGGCTCGCGCGCGAGCCGCGGCGCTGGCGTCGCCAGCGCGTCCTGCCCCTGTTCGCGCTGCTCGTGCTGCGAAAGCGTCTCGTCGGCCGTTGA
- a CDS encoding rod shape-determining protein, translated as MFAKQIGIDLGTANVIVYVRGKGIVLTEPSVVALAHDDGSPRPRIVAVGEEARLMLGRTPGNITAQKPMRDGVIADYVITEYMLKYFIDKVCGRIRIFHPELMICVPSGVTSVERRAVKDAAVRAGARVAHLIEEPLAAAIGANIPISGPSGNLIIDIGGGTAEIAVISLGGIVVSRSVRAAGNKLDEAIANFVRKRYNLMIGERTAEDVKIQIGSAMPMDQELTMEVRGRDLIAGLPRTITIGSNEITEAMDPVLQQIITSVKAVLEETPPELASDVIDKGMVLSGGGALLRNMDKLLTQVTGVACYVAENPLYCVAKGTGLALEHIDFFRRSLVAVH; from the coding sequence ATGTTCGCTAAGCAGATCGGCATCGACCTCGGCACGGCCAACGTCATCGTCTACGTACGCGGCAAAGGCATCGTCCTCACCGAACCCTCGGTGGTCGCGCTCGCTCACGACGACGGATCGCCACGCCCGCGCATCGTCGCGGTCGGAGAGGAAGCACGCCTGATGCTGGGACGGACACCCGGGAACATCACGGCTCAGAAGCCGATGCGCGACGGCGTGATCGCCGACTACGTCATCACCGAGTACATGCTCAAGTACTTCATCGACAAGGTCTGCGGTCGCATTCGCATCTTCCACCCCGAGCTCATGATCTGCGTCCCGTCCGGTGTCACGAGCGTCGAGCGCCGCGCGGTCAAGGACGCCGCGGTGCGCGCAGGTGCGCGCGTCGCGCATCTCATCGAGGAGCCGCTCGCGGCGGCGATCGGCGCGAACATCCCGATCTCCGGGCCGAGCGGGAACCTCATCATCGATATCGGTGGCGGCACCGCGGAGATCGCGGTCATCTCTCTCGGTGGCATCGTCGTCTCGCGTAGCGTCCGTGCCGCGGGCAACAAGCTCGACGAGGCGATCGCGAACTTCGTGCGCAAGCGATACAACCTCATGATCGGAGAGCGCACCGCAGAGGACGTGAAGATCCAGATCGGCTCGGCGATGCCGATGGACCAGGAGCTCACCATGGAGGTCCGCGGCCGCGATCTCATTGCCGGTCTGCCGCGGACGATCACGATCGGGAGCAATGAGATCACCGAGGCGATGGACCCGGTGCTGCAGCAGATCATCACGTCGGTGAAGGCCGTTCTCGAAGAGACGCCACCCGAGCTCGCATCGGACGTCATCGACAAGGGCATGGTCCTCTCGGGCGGCGGCGCGCTCCTGCGCAACATGGACAAGCTCCTGACGCAGGTCACCGGCGTCGCGTGCTACGTCGCGGAGAACCCGCTCTACTGCGTCGCGAAGGGCACCGGTCTCGCGCTCGAGCACATCGACTTCTTCCGCAGAAGCCTCGTCGCCGTCCATTAA
- a CDS encoding FTR1 family protein, with protein MSAGDISALVLSLREGVEMALVVGIVLAYLGQVGAKGARKWVWAGALAAAAVSLLALGILNALNAEFEGTTEQVFEGTTMLLATVFLTWMVFWMLRNSRYLKSELQRGVQGVLERGGAAWGLFFLVFFAVVREGVELALLLFAAPGEGKLVGSLIGLGLAIGVGVLIYAFGRRIDLRTFFKVTTVILILFAAGLFAHAAHEFAEAGPLAGVEGPKLWSTAAILPDDSGIGAVLRAFLGYQDEPTVLELVAYVGYFVVVWLLSKTDLTRQPVRTATEVTRTA; from the coding sequence GTGAGCGCGGGTGACATCAGCGCGCTGGTCCTGAGCCTTCGCGAGGGCGTCGAGATGGCGCTGGTCGTCGGCATCGTGCTCGCGTATCTCGGACAGGTCGGCGCGAAGGGCGCGCGCAAGTGGGTCTGGGCCGGCGCTCTCGCCGCTGCCGCGGTCAGCCTGCTGGCGCTCGGGATCCTCAACGCGCTCAACGCCGAGTTCGAAGGCACCACCGAGCAGGTCTTCGAGGGCACGACGATGTTGCTCGCGACGGTCTTCCTGACGTGGATGGTCTTCTGGATGCTTCGCAACTCTCGTTATCTGAAGTCCGAGCTGCAGCGCGGGGTCCAGGGTGTGCTCGAGCGCGGCGGCGCCGCGTGGGGCCTCTTCTTCTTGGTGTTCTTCGCGGTGGTGCGTGAAGGCGTGGAGCTCGCGCTCCTGCTGTTCGCCGCGCCGGGAGAAGGGAAGCTCGTCGGATCTCTGATCGGTCTCGGTCTCGCCATCGGGGTCGGCGTCCTCATTTACGCGTTCGGGCGACGCATCGACCTGCGGACCTTCTTCAAGGTCACGACGGTGATCCTCATCCTGTTCGCCGCGGGCCTGTTCGCACACGCGGCTCACGAATTCGCGGAAGCCGGCCCGCTCGCGGGGGTCGAAGGACCGAAGCTCTGGAGCACGGCAGCCATTCTTCCCGACGACTCGGGAATCGGTGCTGTCCTCCGCGCGTTCCTCGGTTATCAGGACGAGCCGACGGTCCTGGAGCTCGTCGCGTACGTCGGGTACTTCGTCGTCGTGTGGCTGCTCTCGAAGACGGACCTCACGCGCCAGCCGGTCCGAACGGCGACTGAGGTGACACGGACGGCCTGA
- a CDS encoding metal-dependent transcriptional regulator, with product MTTQASPATEEYLQAVYTLADEGGQVIGARLAEFLRISPAAVSEMVHRLERDGLLKLDERKEVRLTPRGLTAASSIIRRHRLAERMLVDLLGYEWWKTHEEAERIEHAMSQEMEERLVRVLGDPQTCPHGNPMPGSTPRPTRLLERLATGERATVERIPDQFEHEPGFLEYLDTQGIRPGVTLEMIEQRPGLLRVSVDGTSRSIRPDCGQKVWMAA from the coding sequence ATGACGACGCAGGCCTCCCCCGCGACCGAGGAGTACCTGCAGGCCGTCTACACCCTCGCCGACGAAGGCGGCCAGGTCATCGGCGCGCGTCTCGCGGAGTTCCTGCGGATCTCTCCTGCCGCCGTGTCTGAGATGGTCCATCGCTTGGAGCGGGATGGGCTCCTGAAGCTCGACGAGCGCAAAGAGGTCCGGCTCACGCCGCGCGGGCTCACCGCGGCGAGCTCGATCATCAGACGGCACCGGCTTGCCGAACGGATGCTCGTCGATCTCCTCGGCTATGAATGGTGGAAGACGCACGAGGAGGCCGAGCGCATCGAGCACGCGATGTCGCAGGAGATGGAGGAGCGGCTGGTGCGCGTCCTCGGAGATCCACAGACCTGCCCGCACGGTAATCCGATGCCGGGCTCGACGCCGCGTCCAACGCGCCTCCTCGAGCGGCTGGCCACCGGCGAGCGCGCCACGGTCGAGCGGATCCCCGATCAGTTCGAGCACGAGCCGGGGTTCCTCGAATACCTCGACACGCAGGGGATCCGCCCCGGCGTCACGCTCGAGATGATCGAGCAGCGTCCGGGCCTTCTGCGCGTCTCGGTGGATGGGACCTCACGTTCGATCCGCCCCGACTGCGGTCAGAAGGTGTGGATGGCGGCATGA
- a CDS encoding type II toxin-antitoxin system HicB family antitoxin, which yields MTEAKIYAAEAQPGYFLAIIPILPGCVASGKTRDEAVAKARRAFHEYRALLEAHGVAIDHWKDIDPDTLPVGELESPPLVPGEDQRFEEHEIRDFIHQYEASRAAVIALVTKLSADRLEQKPDDDSWSVRQALEHMMTTDIALLSRLEKWPADPLSSYQAIHRLIVQRFSVMEPDDWRDHTIVGRRWTTKRVMRRLLEHEFEHYQHIKEIIAALGEPSKT from the coding sequence ATGACCGAGGCGAAGATCTACGCGGCCGAGGCACAGCCCGGGTACTTCCTGGCCATCATCCCGATCCTCCCGGGCTGTGTCGCGTCGGGTAAGACTCGCGACGAAGCGGTCGCAAAGGCGCGACGTGCCTTCCACGAATACCGCGCGTTGCTCGAGGCGCACGGCGTCGCGATCGATCACTGGAAGGACATCGACCCGGACACGCTACCCGTCGGTGAGCTCGAGAGCCCGCCGCTCGTGCCCGGGGAGGATCAGCGGTTCGAGGAGCACGAGATCCGCGACTTCATCCACCAGTACGAGGCGTCGCGCGCCGCGGTGATAGCGCTCGTGACGAAGCTCAGCGCGGACCGCCTCGAACAGAAGCCGGACGACGACAGCTGGAGCGTGCGCCAGGCGCTGGAGCACATGATGACCACGGATATCGCGCTCCTATCGCGGCTCGAGAAGTGGCCCGCGGATCCGCTCAGCTCGTATCAGGCGATCCATCGCCTGATCGTCCAGCGCTTCAGCGTGATGGAGCCCGATGACTGGCGCGACCACACGATCGTGGGACGGCGCTGGACGACCAAGCGCGTGATGCGCCGACTGCTCGAGCACGAGTTCGAGCACTACCAGCACATCAAAGAGATCATCGCCGCGCTGGGTGAGCCGTCTAAGACCTGA
- a CDS encoding VOC family protein: MRVQRIDHVVLTVADIDKTIAFYQRVLGMNAVWFGEGRQALAFGDQKLNLHQAGREFEPKARQPKPGTMDVCFTTDTPLDEVAAHLRDCSVEVELGPVEKTGARGPLRSLYFRDPDGNLIEVSNEIRS; the protein is encoded by the coding sequence ATGAGAGTTCAGCGCATCGACCACGTGGTCCTCACCGTCGCTGACATCGACAAGACGATCGCGTTCTATCAGCGCGTACTCGGCATGAACGCCGTCTGGTTCGGTGAGGGACGCCAAGCGCTCGCGTTCGGCGATCAGAAACTGAATCTTCACCAGGCTGGCCGCGAGTTCGAGCCTAAGGCGCGGCAGCCGAAGCCCGGCACGATGGATGTCTGCTTCACGACCGACACGCCGCTGGATGAGGTGGCGGCACATCTACGCGATTGCTCGGTCGAGGTCGAGCTCGGTCCGGTCGAAAAGACCGGTGCGCGCGGTCCGCTACGTTCCCTCTACTTCCGCGATCCCGACGGCAATCTCATCGAAGTTTCGAACGAGATCAGGTCTTAG
- a CDS encoding NUDIX domain-containing protein produces MFMRLLAVVFNAFPVRWQRRFMTAAHDRFLVGVTGLGVDDQGKVLLARHRFGAPQWRFLGGFLHPRERVEDALAREIREETGLVAEVGPVLEVVTGYRWERVEVVFAYRVTSGSAELTSEILELRSFAPDALPEVRADQRGLIERHAAAAIEWAERG; encoded by the coding sequence ATGTTCATGCGACTTCTGGCCGTGGTGTTCAACGCCTTCCCCGTGCGCTGGCAGCGACGTTTCATGACCGCCGCGCACGACCGATTCCTCGTCGGTGTGACCGGGCTCGGAGTCGATGACCAGGGCAAAGTGCTCCTCGCGCGCCACCGCTTCGGCGCACCGCAGTGGCGGTTCCTAGGAGGATTCCTTCACCCGCGAGAGCGGGTCGAGGATGCGCTCGCGCGCGAGATACGTGAGGAGACCGGCCTGGTCGCGGAGGTCGGCCCGGTGCTCGAGGTCGTGACCGGGTACCGATGGGAGCGCGTCGAGGTCGTGTTCGCCTACCGGGTGACCAGCGGGTCTGCGGAGCTCACCAGCGAGATCCTCGAACTGCGCAGCTTCGCTCCCGACGCGCTCCCCGAGGTGCGCGCCGACCAACGCGGGCTGATCGAGCGCCATGCCGCGGCTGCGATCGAGTGGGCCGAGCGCGGATGA